Proteins from one Oscillatoria nigro-viridis PCC 7112 genomic window:
- a CDS encoding cation-translocating P-type ATPase — MTATNVEKLLEHSWHHLSVEKVARLLESDLETGLSSDAAAQRREILGPNQLTAQKPQSAWLRFFHQLNQPLIYILLASGIVTAFLKEWIDSGVILGVALTNATIGFVQESKAENAIAALAKSVATEATILRNGQKQVVSSSELVPGDLVLLSSGDKVSADLRLIEVRDLQVDESALTGESVPVQKQSRALEADVPLADRTNMAYTGSLVTFGQGRGLVVSIGDMTETGHISQLMQQSTALETPLSRKIDKFSKTLLYVILGLAAFTFAAGIAQRFSWVEVFKASVALAVSAIPEGLPAILTVTLAIGVSRMANQHAIIRKLPAIETLGSTTVICSDKTGTLTENQMTVQEIDAGGKRYRVSGGGYAPDGKISVNGHSVDLANAPALYECLQAGLLCNDSYLDVQDGNWTAIGSPTEGALVAVAQKAGLITEKLEEALCRLDTLPFESQFQYMATLHDDRPERLIYVKGSIEAILKRCHQMLDEEGEPIALNRAPIEETVDRMAKKGLRVLALAKKVVPASQSSIDHSDIEQGLTFLGLQGMIDPPRPEAIQAIQACQSAGIQVKMITGDHAKTAAAIAHQMGLNQTQEAPVFTGQELAQMNPQQFANAVEQCCVFARVAPEQKLRIVEALQSKGEIVAMTGDGVNDAPALKQADIGVAMGITGTEVTKEAADMILTDDNFASIEKAVEEGRTVYKNLLRAIAFILPVNGGESMTILIAVLLATPLPILPVQILWLNMVSSVALSLPLAFEPPSPDVMQQPPRPANEPLLSRRLTARILTVSVFNWIAIFGMFEWIVQTTGNEALARTMAIQALVAAEAFYLLSISRFVPAIAAKLRGKDESVGYAVAIGIAAIFILQFLFSQWGIMNQLFDTQALNTIQGLICIGFGLPMIPLSALLKRFAPLN, encoded by the coding sequence ATGACTGCAACGAATGTAGAAAAATTGCTAGAACACTCTTGGCATCACCTCTCTGTCGAGAAAGTAGCTCGCCTTTTAGAGAGTGACCTGGAAACAGGCCTATCTTCCGATGCGGCAGCCCAACGGCGCGAGATCCTCGGCCCCAATCAACTAACGGCTCAGAAGCCGCAAAGTGCCTGGTTGCGGTTTTTTCACCAACTGAATCAGCCGCTAATCTACATTTTGTTAGCCTCTGGTATAGTAACAGCATTTCTGAAAGAGTGGATTGATTCAGGGGTAATTTTGGGGGTGGCTCTGACGAATGCCACCATTGGTTTTGTTCAAGAGTCAAAGGCAGAAAATGCGATCGCCGCTTTAGCAAAATCTGTTGCAACTGAGGCAACAATTCTCCGCAACGGTCAAAAGCAAGTGGTTTCATCCAGCGAACTGGTTCCTGGCGATCTCGTCTTGCTGTCTTCTGGGGATAAAGTGTCTGCGGATCTGCGGCTGATCGAAGTCCGTGACTTACAGGTGGATGAGTCAGCGTTAACGGGAGAATCTGTTCCGGTTCAGAAGCAATCCCGGGCGCTAGAGGCAGACGTTCCACTGGCCGATCGCACGAACATGGCCTATACCGGAAGCCTGGTAACGTTTGGACAGGGACGCGGACTGGTCGTCAGCATTGGTGACATGACCGAGACCGGACACATTTCCCAACTGATGCAGCAAAGCACCGCGTTGGAAACCCCACTGAGTCGCAAAATTGACAAATTTAGCAAAACCTTGCTCTATGTCATTTTAGGTTTGGCTGCCTTCACCTTTGCTGCAGGCATTGCCCAGAGATTTTCTTGGGTTGAGGTGTTCAAGGCCTCTGTAGCGCTTGCCGTCAGCGCAATTCCTGAAGGCTTGCCCGCGATTTTAACCGTGACACTGGCGATCGGGGTTTCCCGAATGGCAAACCAACACGCCATTATTCGCAAACTTCCGGCAATTGAGACGCTGGGCAGCACCACCGTGATTTGTTCCGACAAAACCGGAACCTTGACAGAGAATCAAATGACAGTTCAAGAGATCGATGCCGGTGGAAAGCGATATCGGGTTAGCGGTGGAGGATATGCACCAGACGGGAAAATTTCTGTAAACGGACACTCGGTTGACCTGGCGAACGCACCTGCTTTATATGAATGCCTGCAAGCAGGATTGTTGTGCAACGATTCTTATCTAGACGTGCAAGACGGGAACTGGACTGCGATCGGCAGTCCGACGGAAGGGGCGCTGGTTGCCGTAGCCCAAAAAGCGGGGTTAATCACTGAGAAACTGGAGGAAGCGCTTTGCCGGCTCGATACACTGCCGTTTGAATCTCAGTTTCAATACATGGCAACCTTACACGACGATCGCCCAGAACGGTTGATTTATGTCAAGGGTTCGATCGAGGCAATTCTCAAGCGGTGTCACCAGATGCTTGATGAAGAGGGAGAGCCGATCGCCCTCAACCGGGCGCCGATCGAGGAAACTGTGGACAGAATGGCGAAAAAAGGGTTACGAGTTCTAGCACTTGCCAAGAAAGTTGTACCCGCTTCTCAATCTTCAATTGACCATTCCGATATTGAGCAAGGGTTAACTTTTCTGGGTCTGCAAGGCATGATCGACCCGCCTCGCCCCGAAGCGATTCAAGCGATTCAAGCCTGTCAGTCTGCGGGAATTCAGGTCAAGATGATTACGGGCGACCATGCCAAAACAGCAGCAGCGATCGCCCACCAAATGGGACTAAATCAAACCCAAGAGGCTCCCGTTTTTACCGGTCAAGAACTCGCTCAAATGAATCCGCAGCAATTCGCCAATGCTGTTGAACAATGCTGTGTATTTGCTCGTGTCGCACCAGAACAAAAGCTGCGGATTGTCGAAGCACTTCAGTCTAAGGGCGAGATTGTGGCGATGACTGGAGATGGGGTTAACGATGCTCCCGCCCTGAAGCAAGCTGATATTGGGGTAGCGATGGGCATCACGGGCACTGAAGTCACAAAAGAAGCCGCAGATATGATTCTGACGGATGACAACTTTGCTTCGATCGAGAAAGCAGTTGAGGAAGGACGCACGGTTTATAAGAATCTGCTGCGGGCGATCGCCTTCATCCTGCCCGTGAATGGTGGAGAGTCCATGACCATCTTGATTGCCGTACTTCTGGCAACCCCGCTACCCATTTTGCCAGTACAAATTCTCTGGCTGAATATGGTCAGTTCAGTTGCGTTGAGCTTACCGTTGGCATTTGAGCCGCCCTCTCCCGATGTCATGCAACAGCCGCCTCGACCTGCCAATGAACCGCTGCTGTCTCGCAGGCTGACGGCTCGCATTCTGACAGTTTCAGTATTTAACTGGATTGCGATCTTTGGGATGTTTGAATGGATCGTCCAAACCACAGGCAATGAAGCTCTAGCCCGGACGATGGCAATTCAAGCATTGGTGGCGGCCGAAGCTTTTTACCTGTTAAGCATCAGTCGCTTCGTTCCGGCGATCGCAGCCAAACTACGCGGTAAAGATGAATCGGTTGGCTACGCGGTAGCGATCGGCATTGCGGCTATTTTCATTCTCCAATTCCTGTTTAGCCAATGGGGCATTATGAATCAGTTATTCGACACTCAAGCTTTGAATACAATCCAAGGCTTAATTTGTATCGGATTCGGACTGCCAATGATTCCTTTATCAGCTTTGCTAAAGCGTTTTGCACCTCTGAACTAA
- a CDS encoding BON domain-containing protein: MQLLKLLVQGISVSTVAILGLGACNPPNNSQTTVPSTSAPTIATGNTTAPTPPAPATTPAQTAQNQDIDDIADRVEDALDSDGTLKQFDLDADDRGNSIVLTGRVQTAEQKALAEQIARQVAANVSINNEIVFQ, from the coding sequence ATGCAATTATTAAAGCTATTGGTGCAAGGAATCAGCGTCAGCACAGTTGCAATTTTGGGTTTAGGTGCTTGCAACCCGCCCAATAATTCACAGACAACTGTTCCATCTACTTCTGCACCCACAATTGCCACTGGAAATACGACTGCTCCAACCCCTCCTGCGCCTGCAACCACGCCCGCACAGACGGCTCAGAATCAAGACATTGACGATATTGCCGATCGCGTAGAAGATGCCTTGGACTCCGATGGCACCCTCAAGCAATTCGATTTGGACGCAGACGATCGGGGTAATTCAATTGTGTTAACCGGGCGCGTTCAAACGGCAGAACAAAAAGCCTTGGCAGAACAAATTGCTCGGCAAGTTGCAGCGAATGTTTCCATCAATAACGAAATCGTCTTTCAGTAG
- the rppA gene encoding two-component system response regulator RppA: MRILLVEDDPKQLMPLQTVLSQAGHSVDGVKDGETAQWLLSEKDYDLLILDWMLPHISGVNICRQYRSAGKTAPILMITARDTTPEKVTGLDAGADDYLVKPIDLVEFMARVRALRRRSPLWQGDTLSLEDLHLHLDTLTVERQGATVSLSSREFQLLEYFMRHPRQVLTRNQIEQAVWEWGTEPESNAITVLVRKLRQRLQAVGSADWIESIYGMGYRLTSPQK; the protein is encoded by the coding sequence ATGAGAATCCTACTGGTGGAGGACGACCCAAAGCAACTGATGCCGCTTCAAACAGTGCTGTCTCAGGCAGGACATAGCGTGGATGGGGTAAAAGATGGAGAGACGGCGCAGTGGCTGTTATCAGAAAAAGATTATGATTTGTTGATTTTGGACTGGATGTTGCCACATATCAGCGGGGTAAATATCTGCCGTCAATATCGATCGGCAGGGAAAACAGCGCCGATTTTGATGATTACGGCAAGAGATACAACTCCTGAAAAAGTGACCGGGTTGGACGCAGGTGCAGATGACTACCTGGTGAAACCGATCGATTTGGTTGAATTCATGGCACGAGTCCGGGCATTAAGACGGCGATCGCCCCTTTGGCAAGGAGATACGCTCAGCCTTGAGGATCTGCACCTCCACCTCGATACTCTTACCGTCGAGCGACAAGGTGCAACCGTTTCCCTCTCCAGTCGCGAGTTTCAGTTGTTGGAGTATTTTATGCGCCATCCCCGGCAAGTTTTGACTCGGAATCAGATTGAACAAGCGGTGTGGGAATGGGGGACTGAACCAGAGAGCAATGCAATTACGGTTCTAGTTCGCAAACTCCGCCAACGCTTGCAGGCTGTGGGATCGGCAGACTGGATTGAGAGCATTTACGGTATGGGTTATCGCCTCACTTCCCCTCAAAAGTAA
- a CDS encoding sensor histidine kinase has translation MFNQSRRNLARWFALSMGSILVLFAGVIYQIEVKDKLEALDLLLYDKSRIMAASVYYEVRQNQNQVDLSHVPLLGSGSYPVAEDLIYVRWYNAQRRLVRFFGTPPSEQLNTPFGYLTVRSTDPLLGKEIWLRQVTLPVEGRTGVLGYLQVATPLTETQNRLTQHQIVLTLAVPIALGLIALTGWFLSGLAMQPIRQAYQQLQRFTADASHELRSPLSAILTNAQLGLMIATDDSRYHPPLENIVDSAKSMGLLVNNLLLLARHQGRLVPESLKLLNLNDLLGNLVTQFAPLAQSQNLKLTYKPSEQRSELWADPDLLRQVVENLLNNACKYTPAGGMVQLRLIFHPGSAIIQVLDTGIGIPESDLPYIFDRFYRVDTERSLDSGGFGLGLAIVQQIVEAHGGKIHVTSEVGKGSTFQIELPLKPYR, from the coding sequence GTGTTCAATCAAAGTCGTCGCAATCTGGCTCGTTGGTTCGCCCTCTCAATGGGAAGCATTCTCGTGCTGTTTGCGGGGGTGATTTATCAGATTGAGGTGAAAGATAAACTAGAAGCCCTTGACCTACTGCTATATGACAAAAGCAGAATCATGGCTGCCAGCGTGTATTATGAAGTTCGCCAAAACCAGAACCAGGTCGATCTGAGTCATGTCCCCTTGTTAGGCAGTGGGTCTTATCCCGTTGCAGAAGATCTGATTTATGTACGCTGGTATAACGCACAAAGGCGGTTAGTTCGTTTTTTTGGGACTCCTCCATCAGAGCAGTTAAATACGCCCTTTGGTTATCTCACTGTTCGATCGACCGATCCACTTTTGGGAAAAGAAATCTGGCTGCGTCAGGTGACATTGCCAGTTGAAGGTAGAACAGGGGTACTCGGTTATCTTCAGGTTGCAACTCCCCTGACAGAAACTCAAAACAGGCTTACTCAGCATCAGATTGTGCTAACTCTCGCTGTCCCGATCGCACTGGGCTTAATTGCCCTCACAGGTTGGTTTCTCAGCGGGCTGGCCATGCAACCGATTCGGCAAGCCTATCAGCAGCTTCAGCGCTTTACCGCCGATGCCTCTCACGAGTTGCGATCGCCCCTCTCTGCCATCCTCACAAATGCCCAGCTTGGGTTAATGATTGCGACTGATGACTCGCGCTACCACCCCCCCTTGGAAAACATTGTAGACAGTGCCAAATCAATGGGACTGCTGGTGAATAATTTGCTGCTGTTGGCCCGTCATCAAGGACGGCTTGTGCCTGAATCGCTCAAGTTACTCAATCTCAACGATCTGCTGGGCAATTTAGTAACCCAGTTCGCTCCGCTTGCACAATCTCAGAACCTCAAACTAACCTACAAACCCTCTGAGCAACGGAGCGAATTGTGGGCTGACCCAGATTTGCTACGGCAGGTAGTCGAAAACTTGCTCAACAATGCCTGTAAATACACGCCTGCTGGAGGAATGGTACAATTACGCTTAATTTTCCATCCAGGCTCCGCAATCATTCAGGTACTCGACACGGGCATCGGCATTCCAGAATCGGACTTACCCTATATTTTCGATCGCTTCTATCGGGTGGACACTGAGCGATCTCTCGATAGTGGTGGATTTGGACTGGGGTTAGCGATCGTCCAACAGATTGTCGAGGCCCACGGTGGAAAAATTCATGTGACGAGTGAAGTGGGCAAAGGCTCAACGTTTCAGATTGAACTGCCGCTCAAACCTTATCGCTAA
- a CDS encoding DUF3124 domain-containing protein, which yields MGQTVYVPIYSHIYHFNSQNNVMNLSATLSIRNTDLTNSIIITSVRYYDTDGKLIRQDIKSPVELKPLASTDFFIAADDTSGGSGANFIVEWVAEKTVYDPVIEAVMISTSSSQGISFISPAKVLKQHKIQNRF from the coding sequence ATGGGACAAACCGTATATGTCCCTATTTACTCGCATATTTATCACTTCAACAGCCAAAATAATGTGATGAATTTGTCAGCCACGCTCAGTATCCGCAATACGGATCTGACAAATTCTATTATTATCACTTCTGTGCGTTACTACGATACCGATGGGAAATTGATTAGGCAGGATATTAAGAGTCCTGTAGAACTCAAGCCACTTGCTTCCACAGACTTTTTCATTGCAGCCGATGATACAAGCGGAGGCTCAGGTGCAAACTTTATTGTGGAGTGGGTTGCAGAAAAAACGGTTTACGATCCTGTCATTGAAGCTGTCATGATTAGTACCTCCTCTTCTCAAGGTATTTCATTTATCAGTCCCGCTAAAGTTCTCAAACAGCACAAAATACAAAACAGATTTTAG
- a CDS encoding aldo/keto reductase encodes MEKRELGTSEIEITPIIMGSWQAGKQMWVGIEDAKTVKAMRAAFEAGITTFDTAEEYGEGHAEQIIGQALSDLRSQVVYASKVFANHLKPDLLIEACDRSLKNLNTDYIDLYQIHWPAGTWNSELVPIAETMDALNKLKEEGKIRAIGVSNFSRAQIEEAAQYGRIDSLQPPYSLFWRWVEKDAMSYCADNHISILAYSSLAQGILTGKFGPEHKFEEGDHRAKNKLFLKENYDRVQTALNQLRPIADRHQTSLGNLALAWLISQPQTNAIVGARDGEQAAENAKAVEVKLSEEELKEIDAIGRTVTDYLDDNPVMWNF; translated from the coding sequence ATGGAAAAGCGAGAATTGGGGACATCGGAAATTGAGATAACCCCGATAATTATGGGGAGTTGGCAAGCTGGGAAGCAGATGTGGGTGGGAATTGAGGATGCTAAAACTGTCAAAGCAATGCGCGCGGCTTTCGAGGCAGGTATTACCACCTTTGATACGGCTGAGGAGTACGGAGAAGGGCATGCCGAACAAATTATCGGTCAAGCACTTTCAGATTTGCGATCGCAAGTAGTTTATGCTAGCAAAGTTTTCGCCAACCACCTGAAACCAGATTTGTTAATCGAAGCCTGCGATCGATCGCTAAAAAACCTCAACACCGATTATATCGACCTTTACCAAATCCACTGGCCCGCCGGCACTTGGAATAGTGAATTAGTGCCAATTGCAGAAACAATGGACGCCCTGAACAAATTAAAAGAAGAGGGAAAAATTCGGGCGATCGGCGTTTCCAACTTCTCCCGCGCCCAAATAGAAGAAGCCGCCCAATACGGACGCATCGACAGCCTGCAACCGCCATATTCTCTGTTTTGGCGCTGGGTAGAAAAAGATGCTATGTCCTATTGTGCGGACAATCATATCTCCATCCTTGCCTATTCATCTCTAGCTCAAGGAATATTGACAGGTAAATTCGGGCCAGAACACAAGTTTGAAGAAGGCGACCACCGCGCCAAAAATAAGCTGTTCCTCAAAGAAAATTACGACCGAGTGCAAACAGCATTAAATCAACTCAGGCCAATTGCCGATCGCCACCAGACAAGCTTAGGAAATTTAGCTTTAGCGTGGTTGATTTCTCAGCCACAAACAAATGCAATTGTCGGCGCGCGCGACGGGGAACAAGCAGCCGAAAATGCTAAAGCTGTTGAGGTAAAATTGAGTGAAGAGGAATTAAAAGAAATTGACGCGATCGGGCGCACCGTCACCGACTATCTAGATGACAATCCCGTAATGTGGAACTTCTAA
- a CDS encoding serine/threonine-protein kinase, protein MSYCLNPNCSQPQNPPAAKICRNCRSKLLLRDRYRAIKAIGQGGFGRTFLAVDEDKPSKPRCVIKQFLPAETQLIPSASNRNSKKAAELFEQEAMRLDELGKHPQIPELLAYSIQDSRQYVVQEFIDGQNLAQIVETEGRFTENQILDLLNSLLPVLHFIHSHNVIHRDIKPGNIIRRPDQQLVLVDFGAAKIATGTALLKTGTSIGSPEYIAPEQARGKAFFTSDLYSLGVTCLYLLTQVSPFDLFDPGEDAWIWRQYLANNPVSEQLGKILDKMIENAANRRYQTAVEVLKEINPQVAIDLAIPQINSKLVKPGKTPAQPQKQTYNWQCLHTLTGHKNLIYSVAFSPNGEVVASGSDDKTIKLWRVEDGQEIVTLTGHANSVYTVAFSPDGQMLASSSHDKTVKLWRMKDGQEIRTLRGHINSVYGAAFSPDGEIIASSSWDQTIKIWRVKDGQEIRTLAGHINLVYFVAFSPDGETLASSSWDRTVKIWRVKDGKLIRTLTGHTDSVRCVAFSPNGEFLASGSHDNTIKIWWVKDWQEVLTIAGHSWYVDSIAFSPDGEIMASSSNQTIKIWRVKDGQELCNIGGHNNSVYSVNFSPEGEFLASGSSDKTIKIWQNMMFV, encoded by the coding sequence ATGAGTTACTGCCTAAATCCCAACTGTTCTCAACCGCAAAACCCACCCGCCGCCAAAATTTGCCGAAATTGCCGATCGAAACTGCTGTTGCGCGATCGCTACCGGGCCATAAAGGCGATCGGACAAGGCGGTTTCGGCAGAACATTCCTCGCCGTTGACGAAGACAAACCCTCAAAACCCCGCTGCGTCATCAAACAGTTTTTACCCGCAGAAACCCAACTCATCCCCTCAGCAAGCAATCGCAACAGCAAAAAAGCAGCCGAACTTTTTGAACAAGAAGCAATGCGATTAGACGAATTGGGAAAACACCCTCAAATTCCAGAACTATTAGCCTATTCCATCCAAGACAGCAGACAATATGTAGTCCAAGAATTTATCGACGGGCAAAATTTAGCACAAATTGTAGAAACAGAAGGCAGATTTACAGAAAATCAAATTCTAGACTTACTCAATAGCTTACTACCCGTCCTTCACTTCATCCATTCCCACAACGTTATTCACCGAGACATCAAACCCGGAAACATCATTCGCCGCCCTGACCAACAATTAGTTTTAGTAGACTTTGGCGCTGCCAAAATTGCCACAGGTACAGCATTACTCAAAACAGGAACCAGCATCGGCAGCCCCGAATACATCGCCCCAGAACAAGCTAGAGGCAAAGCATTTTTTACCAGCGATTTGTACAGTTTAGGCGTAACTTGCCTGTATTTGCTAACTCAAGTTTCCCCATTTGACCTGTTCGATCCTGGCGAGGATGCCTGGATCTGGCGGCAGTATTTGGCCAACAACCCGGTGAGTGAACAACTCGGAAAAATTTTAGATAAAATGATTGAAAATGCTGCCAACCGCCGCTATCAAACGGCTGTTGAAGTATTAAAAGAAATTAATCCCCAAGTTGCGATCGACCTAGCAATTCCTCAAATAAATTCCAAGTTAGTTAAACCCGGAAAAACTCCCGCCCAGCCCCAAAAGCAAACCTATAACTGGCAATGTCTTCACACCCTCACAGGTCACAAAAACTTAATTTACTCTGTTGCTTTCAGCCCCAACGGAGAAGTTGTAGCCAGCGGCAGCGATGACAAAACAATCAAGCTGTGGCGAGTAGAAGACGGACAAGAAATAGTGACTCTTACAGGACACGCTAACTCGGTTTATACAGTAGCTTTCAGCCCGGACGGACAGATGCTAGCCAGCAGCAGCCACGACAAAACAGTAAAACTTTGGCGGATGAAAGATGGGCAAGAAATCCGGACTCTAAGAGGTCACATTAACTCAGTTTACGGCGCAGCTTTCAGTCCCGATGGCGAAATTATTGCTAGCAGCAGTTGGGACCAAACAATCAAGATTTGGCGAGTCAAAGACGGGCAAGAAATTCGCACGCTTGCGGGTCACATAAATTTAGTTTATTTTGTTGCTTTTAGCCCTGATGGCGAAACTCTTGCTAGCAGCAGTTGGGACAGAACAGTCAAAATTTGGCGAGTTAAAGATGGGAAGCTAATTCGCACACTTACAGGTCATACAGACTCGGTTCGCTGCGTAGCTTTCAGTCCAAATGGAGAGTTTTTGGCTAGCGGCAGCCATGACAATACTATTAAAATTTGGTGGGTCAAAGATTGGCAAGAAGTTTTAACGATCGCAGGACATTCTTGGTATGTTGATTCTATTGCTTTTAGTCCCGATGGCGAGATTATGGCTAGCAGCAGCAATCAAACTATCAAGATTTGGCGAGTGAAAGACGGCCAAGAACTTTGTAATATTGGGGGTCATAATAACTCGGTTTATTCTGTTAATTTTAGCCCGGAAGGAGAGTTTTTGGCTAGCGGCAGCAGTGACAAAACTATTAAGATTTGGCAGAATATGATGTTTGTTTAA
- a CDS encoding GNAT family N-acetyltransferase: MIKIVTKRFLLRDFVDADRSPFLEYQADPRNQTFYEPAQSTPDRAARLFEMFQAWADDRPRLNYQLAIVQRQEPYALVGCCGLRGELCETGEMEFGLELAPAYWGRYAYAIEAGRALLDFGFTELDLKAISGSTVSANTRIARLAEWIGAEVVATRPGSSWMSDRGWSEVDWRIARAQWEHRTRRHGQ, from the coding sequence ATGATAAAAATTGTAACCAAAAGATTTCTGCTGCGTGACTTTGTAGATGCCGATCGATCGCCATTCTTGGAGTATCAAGCCGATCCGCGCAACCAGACATTTTACGAACCCGCTCAATCTACTCCCGACCGTGCCGCACGTCTATTCGAGATGTTTCAGGCATGGGCTGACGATCGCCCTCGACTCAATTACCAACTGGCGATCGTACAACGACAGGAACCTTACGCGCTTGTCGGTTGCTGTGGACTGCGGGGAGAGTTGTGCGAAACTGGCGAGATGGAATTTGGTCTTGAACTGGCACCAGCCTATTGGGGGCGATATGCCTACGCGATCGAGGCGGGGCGTGCGCTGCTCGACTTTGGGTTCACAGAACTCGATCTGAAGGCGATCTCCGGGTCTACCGTGAGTGCAAATACCCGGATCGCTCGGTTGGCCGAGTGGATAGGAGCAGAGGTGGTTGCTACCCGCCCGGGGTCATCATGGATGTCCGATCGCGGTTGGAGCGAGGTCGATTGGCGGATTGCACGGGCGCAATGGGAGCATCGCACTCGGCGGCACGGCCAATAA
- a CDS encoding RNA polymerase sigma factor — translation MNETAANQIRQQVEVVYRSESRRVLATLIRLLGDFDRAQEAMHEAFAAALAQWPRDGIPANPRSWLVSTGRFKAIDTIRRRARFDTHLAELAQQLDPSDTAIDDDEDVEDDRLRLIFTCCHPALSPEAQVALTLREVCGLSTEEIASAFLIPPPTLAQRIVRAKAKIRSARIPYQVPSIADLPDRLDTVLQTIYLVFNEGYAASSGRSLTRADLADEAIRLGRLVMELLPDSEVIGLLALMLLQESRRTARTSSTGDLILLEDQDRSLWNQAQISEGRLLVQQSLSSGRFGSYTLQAAISAVHSEAQSAAATDWAQIVGLYDLLVQLEPSPVVALNRAVAVAMRDGPLAGLQSIDQILARGDLADYHLAHSARADLCRRLGRTADARESYQKALAIAKQEPERRFLEKRLRELG, via the coding sequence ATGAACGAGACAGCAGCCAATCAAATCCGTCAGCAGGTGGAAGTTGTGTACCGATCCGAGTCGCGCCGCGTTTTAGCCACACTGATCCGCTTGCTCGGTGACTTCGACCGCGCCCAAGAGGCGATGCACGAAGCCTTCGCTGCGGCCCTAGCGCAATGGCCCCGCGACGGCATTCCCGCTAACCCGCGATCGTGGCTTGTATCTACGGGTCGCTTTAAAGCGATCGACACCATCCGCCGTCGCGCCCGCTTTGATACGCACTTGGCAGAACTCGCTCAACAACTCGATCCGAGTGACACCGCAATCGACGATGACGAGGACGTTGAGGACGATCGCCTGCGCTTGATTTTCACTTGCTGTCATCCGGCCCTGTCGCCAGAAGCTCAGGTGGCGTTGACGCTGCGGGAAGTCTGCGGACTCAGTACCGAGGAAATTGCCAGCGCCTTCCTGATTCCTCCCCCCACGTTGGCGCAGCGGATCGTGCGGGCCAAGGCGAAGATCCGATCCGCGCGCATTCCTTATCAAGTGCCGTCGATCGCCGATTTGCCCGATCGATTGGACACCGTGCTTCAAACGATCTACCTGGTGTTTAACGAAGGGTACGCGGCCTCATCTGGCCGATCGCTGACGCGGGCAGATCTCGCTGACGAAGCGATCCGTTTGGGACGGCTGGTAATGGAACTGTTGCCAGACTCCGAGGTAATTGGACTCCTGGCGCTGATGCTGCTGCAAGAATCGCGGCGCACCGCACGCACTTCCTCCACAGGCGACCTCATCCTTCTCGAAGACCAAGATCGATCGCTCTGGAATCAAGCACAAATTTCTGAAGGCAGGTTACTGGTGCAGCAATCGCTATCATCAGGACGGTTTGGTTCGTACACGCTTCAGGCTGCGATCTCAGCGGTGCATTCAGAGGCCCAGAGTGCTGCTGCAACGGACTGGGCGCAGATTGTGGGCTTATACGACCTGCTCGTGCAATTAGAGCCGTCGCCCGTTGTTGCCTTGAATCGGGCGGTGGCAGTGGCAATGCGCGATGGCCCCTTAGCGGGACTGCAATCGATCGACCAAATATTAGCGCGCGGCGATTTGGCAGACTACCATCTGGCACACTCCGCGCGAGCCGATTTGTGTCGGCGGCTGGGCAGAACCGCTGATGCCAGAGAATCCTACCAAAAAGCGCTGGCGATCGCGAAACAGGAACCAGAGCGTCGTTTTCTCGAAAAACGCCTTCGCGAGTTAGGCTGA
- a CDS encoding YciI family protein, whose amino-acid sequence MKYILLIYSDEKAWTESDLQQCYVKSLQLTQELQANGQYLGASPLHSIATATSIRVRDGKKLVTDGPFAETREQLGGYFLIDAEDLDEAIAIAARIPSASKGTVEIRPIVELSGLPSDR is encoded by the coding sequence ATGAAATACATATTGCTGATTTATAGCGACGAAAAGGCCTGGACTGAAAGCGACCTGCAGCAATGCTACGTCAAGTCTTTGCAGCTAACCCAAGAACTGCAAGCGAACGGTCAATATTTGGGTGCTTCGCCGCTGCACTCGATCGCCACAGCAACCAGTATTCGAGTGCGTGACGGCAAAAAACTTGTTACCGACGGGCCGTTTGCGGAGACGCGCGAACAACTCGGCGGCTACTTTCTGATCGATGCCGAGGATCTTGACGAAGCGATCGCGATCGCAGCACGCATACCAAGCGCCAGTAAAGGTACGGTTGAAATTCGCCCGATCGTGGAACTGTCGGGCTTGCCATCAGACCGGTAG